CATAAACTGAAAAACACTGCGCCCTCTCAAATTGAGTTCGCAGTGCTTCATTCTAAAATTTCTCGTGTTAAATATCTCATATTTCAAGGTTAATCCATTTATTTCTATCCAGAAAAACTCTAGAATAATTCCGCCTTCTCCGTTGAAGTATCGCTATACAGCAGATCACCCAAAGAGGATGAACTGTGACCCGTTTTGAAGACAGTTTATAAAAAAGAGACTTAGGCTTAGCTAGCAAGAAGAAGATCCCTGAATTCGTCGGAGGTCAAAATAGCTTCTGATTGATTAGCCTCCTCACACTAAAAAGACGAGCCAATAGGCTCGTCTTCGTTCTTTTTCATATCAATAAATGGCGATATTCTCATTTGATAAGTGATGTACCAACTAAAAGGTTTAAAGACCCTAGAGCCAGAACGTTTATTTGCGCACGACGGTATATCCTTTATCTCGAAGCAATTGTATGACTCCATCTTTACCCAGATAGTGGGCTGCGCCAACCACGATAAAATACTCATCTTTCTTATCGCTTTTTAGATAACCATCGATTTTATCAGCCATGCCAATATTCCGATCAACCAACATCGCTTTGTTATACTCTGGATCACTGCCGATGCTGTTGGTGAGCTCAAGCAATTGTTGGTCATCCCCTGATTTCCACATGTCGGCCATTTGGTTTATATTGTCGTCAAGGGTGTCGAAGTTATCCAATGTAGCATTCAGATTCTTCTCTTGTAATTTATCAGAGAACCCATCGAACATGCCAAGCTGGGACTCATAGGATTCCAACTCCAGAACCGGTACTTTGCGTTCAACAGCTTTCTGGATGAAATACAGATCGATACCCGCAGCTACTTCGTAACCTGCCGTTGCCGATTTAAGGCTGCTGATCGTCGTCTCGACAACCCAAGGCTTAAACGCATCTAGCGCGTTCGATTCCATTCCGTTCCGTTTCAGAATTCCCTCTACCTTCGCATACGTTTCCTTGGACACATGATCCTTCAGTGTTGTGCCGTCCTGATACATCCCCATATTCATGATTAGCTTCTGTTGCTCTTCATTTGCTGCTTTACTAATATCAATCTCCACACCCAGATAGTCCGCTTCAACAAAAGCATCTTCAATTTCCGAACGCAGCGGGTAGAAGCTGTCGTCCGCAATATGCATCGATCCTACCAGATATACGGTATTTCCGTTATTCTCCACTTCCCACATGAAACCGCGGGCGGCTTCTCCAGTTACTTTGGAGACAAGCAGCACGGTGCGGGATTTCTGATCCCAACGAACTTCGTAACCTGCGGCTTCACCAACGGTTCGGATCGGTGCATACGTCACACCATTAATCAGCTTCGTCTTACTTTTCAGTGTGATCTCCTTGCCGTCAATAACCACATGAATGGTGCCATTCTGTACATTTTTCAGCTTAACATTCAAGCTCTGAAGTGTTGATCTCAGCGGTACCATCGTTGTTCCCTGATCCACAATAGGTGCACTCATTGCAAATTCAACGTTTTGGTTATTCACTTTCAATGCTGGTTGTTGCTGTGGAGCAGCCATTGCCGGGGCCGCTGTTGCAAGCAAACCCACAGAAATCATGAGTGATAAGAGCGATCGTTTCCAATTTTTCATGTTTTTATGTTCTCCTTCTGCATTAGATAAAAAGTAAAAATTCTAGCAATATTTATTCTCTAATTACATCTTATAAGCTTTCATCGCTTTAGCCAGTTCTTTGAAAGACGGACGTTTGCCGTACATCAGAACGCCGGTGCGGTAAATTTTTGCCGACAGCCAGCCTAAGACGAAAATCGATACGATGAGAATGGCAAGTGATGCAAGAATCTCCCACATTGGCGGATTACCCAATCCGATCCGTACAATCATCGAAGTCGGCGAGAAGAACGGAATGTATGCTGATACTTTCATCAGCGTTGAATTCGGAGCTGCCAGGCTGAAGATGGCGATGTAGAATGCAGCGAGCGACAGCATCGTAATTGGCATAATAGCCTGACCAAGGTCTTCCGTACGGCTTACGATGGAACCAACAGCTGCGTAAATCACTGCGTACAGGAAGTAACCAAAGATGTAGAAGACGATACCGAACACCAGCAGCATAGGATCAATCGCGCTCAGATTCAAATCCAGCGATGCAAAGGTATCGATATTGTGTGGCAGCATCAAGTTTACAACGAGAACCACTCCGAAAGTGACAATCTGTGCAAGACCAAGCAAGAACATACCGATAACCTTACCAAACATTTGGCTCAAAGGAGATACACTTGTAATCAGAATCTCCATAATACGGGAGCTTTTCTCTGTTGTTACTTCAGAAGCGATCATGTTACCTGTTCCCATCAGTGTAACAAAGAACAGAATAACGAGTGCGTATACAACTGCATAATTGATGGCTTCTTCACTAGGGTGTTCACCGGCAGTCACACCACCTGCTTCTCCGCCCTTCAGATCACCAACACTTTGGGAATTAATCTGAACGGGTGTATTGATTTCATTAATTTGTGCGTCCGTCAACGTCAATCCTTCAACAACACTGCGGGTTTTCGGTCCTTGAAGAGCCGCCTGCAGCGTGGACTGAAGCTCCGGATCAATTCCCTCATCCTCCGAGCTGTAGATAACTGCCGGGAAATTGCTTCCCTCTTGCGCTTCGAACTTAATGTAACCTTCGATAACCCCGTCCGCAACATCTTTATTTAGGGCCGCTTCATCCAGCGTGTCGTACTTGACCAACTCAAAGTTTGTTGTAAGACCGCTCATACCTTTGGTCAAATCTTCTGCA
Above is a window of Paenibacillus uliginis N3/975 DNA encoding:
- a CDS encoding TraB/GumN family protein, which gives rise to MKNWKRSLLSLMISVGLLATAAPAMAAPQQQPALKVNNQNVEFAMSAPIVDQGTTMVPLRSTLQSLNVKLKNVQNGTIHVVIDGKEITLKSKTKLINGVTYAPIRTVGEAAGYEVRWDQKSRTVLLVSKVTGEAARGFMWEVENNGNTVYLVGSMHIADDSFYPLRSEIEDAFVEADYLGVEIDISKAANEEQQKLIMNMGMYQDGTTLKDHVSKETYAKVEGILKRNGMESNALDAFKPWVVETTISSLKSATAGYEVAAGIDLYFIQKAVERKVPVLELESYESQLGMFDGFSDKLQEKNLNATLDNFDTLDDNINQMADMWKSGDDQQLLELTNSIGSDPEYNKAMLVDRNIGMADKIDGYLKSDKKDEYFIVVGAAHYLGKDGVIQLLRDKGYTVVRK
- a CDS encoding ABC transporter permease, translating into MNSMWTVIRFTFMNKVRTKSFIVTTLIFALLISVGVNLPYIIQLFSGEKAGAPEKIGLVYEQQQQLAEDLTKGMSGLTTNFELVKYDTLDEAALNKDVADGVIEGYIKFEAQEGSNFPAVIYSSEDEGIDPELQSTLQAALQGPKTRSVVEGLTLTDAQINEINTPVQINSQSVGDLKGGEAGGVTAGEHPSEEAINYAVVYALVILFFVTLMGTGNMIASEVTTEKSSRIMEILITSVSPLSQMFGKVIGMFLLGLAQIVTFGVVLVVNLMLPHNIDTFASLDLNLSAIDPMLLVFGIVFYIFGYFLYAVIYAAVGSIVSRTEDLGQAIMPITMLSLAAFYIAIFSLAAPNSTLMKVSAYIPFFSPTSMIVRIGLGNPPMWEILASLAILIVSIFVLGWLSAKIYRTGVLMYGKRPSFKELAKAMKAYKM